One Gordonia sp. SID5947 genomic region harbors:
- a CDS encoding non-ribosomal peptide synthetase, whose protein sequence is MTVFGVDAVDISTAWGRRPPTRDLITIAAQIEPETIALSGAGGSTTFADLNTRVSATAAVFTARGLDTEAAVSAIVTALIPRDGLDPAAIATATQGALEEIRRRAYAVAGTSDWGSLPGVFRSAVHRFPERVAVTDLDGAALTYRELDQRSDAVAAGLLAAGVVQGGVVGLATPRTVEVMVAILGILKAGAAYLPLDTSHPAERLSFVVADAAPSLIITDHDGRETLGFLDVERSTIDELTSAGASGTDALPAAVDPRQVAYMIFTSGSTGRPKGVVVEHRSVIALMSAAQRHYGFTEADVWTMFHSYAFDVSVFEMWGPLLFGGRLVVVDFLTTRSPDEFAELLATESVTVVSQTPSAYYQLAAAVRPSSRNRLPASVRYMVFAGEALDFAQVRRWYEDRIEGEGSVGPVLVNMYGITETTVHSTFRALDPDFVASAKGSDVGDGLPALTIHVLDDRLRPVPDGVPGEIYVSGTQVTRGYLGRPGLTSGRFVADPFAGDGKRMYRSGDLAIRREGSLEYLGRSDAQVKLRGFRIELGEVESALLAAEGVDAAAVAVRQRDNGDELLVGYVVLQEAADAAPSEIRIAAAGALPSYMVPDVVMLIDQLPLTVNGKLDRRALPEPEILTVAEYVAPGTETEKILAEIVADVLGLERVSVADSVFDLGGNSLAAARIVGRAGEAFNVDLSVRDVFDVPSVRGLADVVGGRGVALAPVTVVAPRPDRVPLSFAQLRMWFINQFDPAASTYNIPVLLRLAGDLDEDALRAALTDVVIRHEVLRTTFPAPDGVPIQVVDAPESVAERLDWAVVDSGDELQEAISGGFEVTTQWPLRARLWHASADEAVFGLVAHHIAADGESMGPLVADVVAAYSARVSGAEPEFAPLDVQFADYAIWQHEVLGSADDAESVVARQLDYWSTQLAGLPDVLELPADRPRPVVASQRGAEVSFEVPTWVVDRVSVLARERGVTPFMVVHAALAVLLGRLSATDDVAVGTPIAGRGQRVLDPLVGMFVNTLVLRTRARADMSFVELLDQVRVTDLEAFANADVPFETVVEHLQPVRSEAFAPLTQVLLSFDQSVLAEFAQGGVLAEDVAGLEVSSIAVEAVPAKVDLTVGIADGGDRWHGSVIYAVDLFDRGTAEHLAGQLVRLLDQLTLDPARPIGDTPLLADEDAAALLPVTGGPSAAPQLLAEVFGEVARAHPHQVAVSDGRGTELSYAELDSRSNQLARWLIRQGVGTESLVALAIGRSTDLLTAMWAVAKTGAGYLPIDPDYPAERIEHMLTDSQVRIGLTTERRRATLPSEVRWSPVETIGSDDVAGALDDSPIRADELTTVPRLDAVAYVIYTSGSTGTPKGVSVTYRGIHNFAVAEVARFGVDTSSRVLGFASPSFDASILEWLLASTSGATFVYRPDSVLGGDMLAELIRDRQLTHVFLTPTVLATLEPESVPDLRVLMSGGEAVSQTLVDRWSSELSFFNAYGPTEASIAVAMSHALTPGSPVHIGGPIDGVGLLVLDSRLHPVPIGVPGDLYAAGVALARGYLRRPSLTSERFVANPFAGRGERMYRTGDVVRWRRAGTGGLVLEYVGRSDDQVKLRGLRIELGEIEAALESHPAVSSAVVIGVGGSVASALAAYVVAGRSVDAAVLRDHVAERLPAHMVPSSIATLDALPLTPAGKLDKRALPAPVIDTGAADYVPPSSSAEETLAAVVAGVLGVDRVSVVESFFALGGDSILSIQLSSAARAAGLSLSPREVFEHKTVRAMARAVAAGGDRLPLVDEPEGDTTGEVELSPVVSWMLELSDTPEDFADFSQSVVMVAPDALDTTVLSAVLGTVADAHPMLSSRLVFTGGRWCQTAGVGHPPVVDGVSTPAAIGTPEFAEAVRSAHAAALARMDPSNGVLVSAVLVTGTDGARVVLAIHHLCVDAVSWPVLIEDVITVWGQLVTGDELAVRPEVTSARAWHAALADRCADRSGEVDHWLSRSGTPTDLGSSIDPVRDRFSTVGSVPHRIDAAVTEALVTVVPEAFSGHVNDALLAGLARAVRSWQLARGIADSAPVGVLVEGHGRYEEVLAKGADPRTADLSRTVGWFTTIAPMLVDPSDDVVHAVKAAKEERLAQPDHGVGFGLLRFGGDERLAGRPLPSIGFNFFGAGGRGADAEPVEVPFLVDVDAPALPSSVAGAMTAMNVVTVNVGTRVTARGRELSADFLFAGGILTADDVRDLADRWSAELAAIVEVVARGEDLGLSPSDIPGSGVTQADLDMLAERYPGAPVWPLTALQEGLYLQSALTSGRAPPRTPSTCMSARRCCGSAARSTSSDCVRRWMGWSHTIVCCGPALSRRRAVRLSP, encoded by the coding sequence GTGACGGTGTTCGGTGTGGATGCGGTGGACATTTCTACGGCATGGGGGCGGCGTCCGCCGACTCGAGACCTGATCACCATCGCGGCGCAGATCGAACCCGAGACGATCGCACTGTCGGGTGCCGGTGGTTCCACCACCTTCGCCGATCTCAACACGCGTGTGAGTGCGACCGCAGCCGTGTTCACCGCCCGCGGCCTCGACACCGAGGCTGCGGTGAGTGCGATCGTGACGGCGCTGATCCCACGGGACGGTCTCGACCCCGCCGCGATCGCCACCGCGACACAGGGTGCGCTCGAAGAGATCAGACGACGTGCCTACGCGGTGGCCGGGACATCGGACTGGGGTTCGTTGCCGGGTGTCTTCCGCTCGGCTGTCCATCGGTTCCCGGAACGGGTCGCGGTGACCGACCTCGACGGCGCTGCGCTGACCTATCGCGAACTCGACCAGCGGTCGGATGCGGTGGCGGCCGGGCTGCTCGCCGCCGGCGTGGTGCAGGGAGGCGTCGTCGGGCTGGCCACCCCTCGGACCGTCGAGGTGATGGTCGCGATCCTCGGCATCCTCAAGGCGGGCGCGGCCTACCTGCCGCTCGATACGTCGCACCCGGCCGAGCGCCTCTCCTTCGTCGTCGCCGACGCTGCGCCGTCGCTGATCATCACCGACCACGACGGTCGCGAGACCCTCGGCTTCCTCGACGTCGAGCGCAGCACCATCGATGAGCTGACGTCGGCCGGGGCGTCGGGCACCGATGCGCTCCCCGCGGCCGTCGACCCTCGCCAGGTCGCGTACATGATCTTCACCTCGGGCTCCACCGGCCGTCCCAAAGGGGTTGTCGTGGAGCATCGCAGCGTGATCGCGCTGATGTCGGCGGCTCAGCGGCACTACGGGTTCACCGAGGCCGACGTGTGGACGATGTTCCACTCCTATGCCTTCGACGTATCGGTCTTCGAGATGTGGGGGCCCCTACTGTTCGGCGGTCGGCTGGTGGTGGTGGATTTCCTGACCACGCGCAGCCCCGACGAGTTCGCGGAGCTGCTCGCCACCGAATCGGTCACCGTGGTCTCGCAGACACCGTCGGCCTACTACCAGCTGGCCGCTGCCGTCCGCCCGTCGTCGCGCAACCGGCTGCCGGCGAGTGTTCGCTACATGGTGTTCGCCGGTGAGGCACTCGATTTCGCGCAGGTGCGCCGTTGGTACGAGGACCGGATCGAGGGGGAGGGATCCGTCGGTCCGGTACTGGTGAACATGTACGGGATCACCGAGACGACGGTGCACTCGACCTTCCGGGCCCTGGATCCGGACTTCGTCGCGTCGGCCAAGGGTTCGGACGTAGGTGACGGGCTGCCCGCGTTGACGATTCACGTGCTCGACGATCGTCTCCGTCCGGTGCCCGACGGCGTGCCCGGCGAGATCTATGTCAGTGGCACGCAGGTGACGCGAGGCTATCTCGGCCGGCCCGGCCTGACGTCGGGGCGCTTCGTCGCGGACCCGTTCGCCGGCGACGGAAAGCGGATGTATCGCAGCGGCGATCTCGCGATCCGCCGGGAGGGGAGCCTGGAGTATCTCGGCCGGTCCGACGCACAGGTGAAACTCCGTGGGTTCCGCATCGAACTCGGCGAGGTGGAGTCGGCGTTGCTGGCCGCCGAAGGTGTCGATGCGGCCGCGGTCGCGGTCCGTCAACGCGACAACGGTGACGAGTTGCTGGTGGGCTACGTGGTGCTCCAGGAGGCGGCCGACGCGGCTCCGTCGGAGATCCGTATCGCCGCCGCCGGCGCCTTGCCGAGCTACATGGTGCCCGATGTGGTGATGCTGATCGATCAGTTGCCGCTCACCGTCAACGGGAAGCTCGATCGCCGGGCGCTGCCCGAGCCCGAGATCCTCACGGTGGCCGAATATGTCGCACCCGGTACGGAGACCGAGAAGATCCTCGCCGAGATCGTCGCGGACGTGCTCGGCCTCGAACGGGTCAGCGTGGCCGATTCGGTGTTCGATCTCGGTGGCAATTCGCTGGCGGCCGCACGCATCGTCGGGCGCGCAGGTGAGGCGTTCAATGTCGACCTGTCGGTGCGTGATGTGTTCGACGTGCCGTCGGTGCGGGGCCTGGCCGACGTGGTCGGCGGTCGTGGTGTGGCGCTGGCACCCGTCACGGTCGTGGCACCGAGGCCGGACCGGGTGCCCCTGTCGTTCGCGCAGCTGCGGATGTGGTTCATCAATCAGTTCGACCCGGCGGCGTCGACCTACAACATCCCGGTGCTGCTGCGCCTCGCCGGCGATCTGGATGAGGACGCGCTGCGCGCCGCGCTGACGGATGTGGTGATCCGGCATGAGGTGCTGCGCACGACGTTTCCGGCGCCGGACGGCGTCCCGATCCAGGTCGTCGATGCCCCTGAATCGGTCGCCGAACGGCTGGACTGGGCCGTCGTCGATTCGGGAGACGAACTGCAGGAAGCGATCTCGGGTGGCTTCGAGGTGACGACACAGTGGCCGCTGCGGGCGCGGCTCTGGCACGCCTCCGCCGACGAAGCCGTGTTCGGCCTCGTTGCGCATCACATCGCTGCCGACGGTGAGTCGATGGGACCGCTGGTCGCCGATGTGGTGGCGGCGTACTCGGCGCGGGTATCGGGTGCCGAGCCCGAGTTCGCCCCTCTCGACGTGCAGTTCGCGGACTACGCGATCTGGCAGCACGAGGTCCTGGGCTCTGCCGACGACGCGGAGTCGGTGGTGGCGCGTCAGCTCGATTACTGGTCGACACAACTCGCCGGACTGCCCGACGTGCTCGAGCTGCCCGCGGATCGGCCACGTCCGGTGGTGGCCTCACAGCGCGGCGCGGAGGTCTCGTTCGAGGTGCCGACCTGGGTGGTCGATCGGGTCTCGGTGCTGGCGCGTGAACGGGGCGTGACACCGTTCATGGTGGTGCATGCCGCACTGGCGGTGTTGCTGGGTCGCCTGTCGGCGACCGATGACGTCGCGGTGGGTACTCCGATCGCCGGTCGTGGACAGCGAGTGCTCGATCCGCTGGTCGGGATGTTCGTCAACACACTGGTGCTGCGGACGCGGGCCCGCGCGGACATGTCGTTCGTCGAGCTGCTCGACCAGGTGCGGGTCACCGATCTCGAGGCGTTCGCGAACGCCGACGTGCCGTTCGAGACCGTGGTGGAGCACCTGCAACCGGTACGGTCGGAGGCCTTCGCCCCGCTCACCCAGGTCCTGCTCTCCTTCGACCAATCGGTGCTCGCCGAATTCGCCCAGGGCGGTGTGCTCGCCGAGGACGTCGCCGGCCTGGAAGTGAGTTCCATTGCTGTCGAGGCTGTTCCGGCGAAGGTGGATCTCACCGTCGGCATCGCGGACGGAGGTGACCGCTGGCACGGCTCGGTGATCTACGCCGTCGACCTGTTCGACCGCGGGACCGCCGAGCACCTGGCCGGACAACTGGTCCGTCTGCTCGATCAGCTCACGCTCGATCCGGCCCGCCCGATCGGCGACACCCCCCTCCTCGCGGACGAGGATGCGGCGGCGCTGCTCCCGGTCACGGGCGGCCCGTCCGCGGCCCCGCAGCTGCTGGCGGAGGTGTTCGGGGAGGTCGCCCGGGCGCACCCACATCAGGTCGCGGTCTCCGACGGGCGGGGAACCGAGCTGAGCTATGCCGAACTGGACTCCCGCTCCAATCAGCTCGCACGTTGGCTCATTCGCCAGGGGGTCGGCACCGAATCGCTTGTCGCGCTGGCGATCGGCCGATCCACCGACCTCCTGACGGCCATGTGGGCGGTGGCCAAGACCGGCGCAGGCTACCTGCCGATCGACCCGGATTACCCGGCCGAGCGGATCGAGCACATGCTCACCGACTCGCAGGTCCGGATCGGGCTGACCACCGAGCGCCGCCGTGCGACACTGCCCTCGGAAGTCCGGTGGAGCCCGGTCGAGACCATCGGATCGGACGACGTCGCCGGTGCACTCGACGATTCGCCGATCCGAGCCGACGAGCTGACCACCGTGCCGCGGCTCGACGCGGTCGCCTACGTGATCTACACATCCGGTTCGACCGGTACCCCGAAGGGCGTGTCGGTGACCTACCGGGGCATCCACAACTTCGCGGTCGCGGAGGTCGCCCGCTTCGGCGTCGACACGTCGTCGCGTGTTCTCGGATTCGCCTCCCCCAGTTTCGACGCGTCGATCCTGGAATGGCTCCTCGCCTCGACGTCGGGCGCGACCTTCGTGTATCGGCCGGACAGCGTCCTGGGTGGCGACATGCTGGCGGAGCTGATCCGGGACCGACAACTGACCCACGTGTTCCTCACCCCGACCGTGCTCGCGACCCTCGAGCCCGAGTCGGTGCCGGATCTGCGCGTCCTGATGTCGGGCGGTGAGGCGGTCTCCCAGACATTGGTCGACAGGTGGTCGTCGGAGCTCTCCTTCTTCAATGCCTATGGGCCGACCGAGGCCTCGATCGCGGTGGCGATGAGTCACGCCCTCACGCCCGGGTCGCCGGTCCACATCGGCGGGCCGATCGACGGTGTCGGTCTCCTGGTGCTCGACAGCCGGTTGCATCCCGTCCCCATCGGGGTCCCCGGCGACCTGTACGCGGCCGGGGTCGCCCTGGCCCGCGGATATCTGCGCCGTCCGTCGTTGACCTCAGAACGTTTCGTGGCCAACCCGTTCGCGGGCCGTGGCGAGCGGATGTACCGTACCGGCGATGTCGTCCGGTGGCGGCGCGCCGGGACGGGCGGGCTGGTGCTCGAGTACGTCGGGCGCAGTGACGACCAGGTGAAGCTGCGTGGGTTGCGCATCGAGCTCGGAGAGATCGAGGCGGCCCTGGAATCGCATCCGGCCGTGTCGTCGGCAGTGGTGATAGGGGTGGGCGGCTCGGTCGCGAGCGCACTGGCGGCGTACGTGGTCGCCGGCCGATCGGTGGACGCCGCGGTACTGCGCGACCATGTCGCCGAACGCCTGCCCGCACACATGGTCCCGTCGAGCATCGCAACGCTCGACGCCTTGCCGCTGACCCCGGCGGGCAAGCTGGACAAGCGGGCCCTGCCGGCACCGGTGATCGACACGGGGGCCGCCGATTACGTGCCGCCGTCGTCGTCGGCGGAGGAGACGCTGGCGGCAGTGGTGGCCGGGGTGCTCGGTGTGGATCGGGTGAGTGTCGTCGAGTCGTTCTTCGCGCTCGGCGGGGATTCGATCCTGTCCATCCAGTTGTCGTCGGCGGCCCGTGCCGCCGGACTCTCGTTGTCGCCGCGCGAGGTGTTCGAACACAAGACCGTGCGTGCCATGGCCCGGGCGGTGGCGGCCGGTGGCGATCGGTTGCCGTTGGTCGACGAGCCCGAAGGCGACACCACCGGGGAGGTGGAACTGTCGCCGGTGGTGTCGTGGATGCTGGAGTTGTCCGACACCCCTGAGGATTTCGCGGACTTCTCGCAATCGGTGGTGATGGTGGCGCCGGACGCGTTGGACACCACCGTCCTGAGTGCGGTGCTCGGTACCGTCGCCGACGCACACCCGATGTTGTCGTCGCGTCTGGTGTTCACCGGCGGCCGGTGGTGCCAGACCGCGGGAGTGGGTCACCCGCCGGTGGTCGACGGGGTGTCGACGCCTGCGGCGATCGGTACGCCGGAGTTCGCCGAGGCGGTGCGCTCGGCGCACGCAGCGGCACTGGCGCGGATGGACCCGTCGAACGGGGTGCTGGTCTCGGCGGTGCTCGTGACGGGGACAGACGGCGCGCGGGTGGTGTTGGCCATCCATCATCTCTGCGTGGACGCGGTGTCGTGGCCGGTCCTGATCGAAGACGTGATCACCGTGTGGGGCCAGTTGGTGACCGGAGACGAGTTGGCGGTACGGCCGGAGGTGACGTCGGCACGCGCATGGCACGCGGCGCTGGCCGACCGGTGTGCGGACCGTTCGGGTGAGGTCGACCACTGGTTGTCACGCTCGGGTACGCCGACCGACCTCGGGTCGTCCATCGACCCTGTGCGCGACCGGTTCTCGACGGTTGGTTCGGTCCCGCACCGGATCGACGCGGCGGTCACCGAGGCATTGGTGACGGTGGTGCCGGAGGCCTTCTCGGGCCATGTGAACGATGCGCTCCTCGCCGGTCTGGCCCGCGCGGTCCGGTCCTGGCAGCTGGCGCGCGGGATCGCCGACTCCGCACCGGTCGGCGTGCTCGTGGAAGGACATGGCCGGTACGAGGAGGTGCTCGCGAAGGGCGCCGACCCGCGTACCGCGGACCTGTCGCGAACGGTGGGATGGTTCACGACGATCGCCCCGATGCTCGTTGACCCGTCCGACGACGTGGTCCACGCGGTGAAGGCGGCCAAGGAGGAACGGCTGGCCCAGCCCGACCACGGTGTCGGCTTCGGGTTGCTCCGTTTCGGTGGCGACGAGCGTTTGGCCGGTCGGCCGTTGCCGTCCATCGGTTTCAACTTCTTCGGTGCCGGCGGCCGCGGCGCCGACGCCGAACCGGTGGAGGTCCCGTTCCTGGTCGACGTCGATGCACCGGCGCTGCCGTCGTCGGTGGCGGGTGCGATGACCGCGATGAACGTCGTCACCGTGAACGTCGGGACGCGCGTGACAGCCCGTGGCCGGGAACTGTCGGCCGACTTCCTGTTCGCCGGCGGGATCCTGACTGCCGACGATGTCAGGGACCTCGCCGACCGCTGGTCGGCAGAACTGGCCGCCATAGTCGAGGTCGTCGCGCGGGGGGAAGATCTCGGACTGTCGCCGTCGGACATCCCGGGCTCCGGGGTGACCCAGGCCGACCTCGACATGCTGGCCGAGCGGTATCCGGGTGCGCCGGTATGGCCGCTGACGGCACTGCAGGAGGGGCTCTATCTCCAGTCCGCGCTCACCTCGGGGCGGGCGCCGCCGAGGACACCGTCGACGTGTATGTCAGCCAGGCGGTGCTGCGGCTCGGCGGCGAGGTCGACGAGCAGCGACTGCGTTCGGCGGTGGATGGGCTGGTCGCACACCATCGTGTGCTGCGGTCCGGCTTTGTCCAGACGGAGGGCGGTGCGGTTGTCGCCGTGA